In the Aquimarina spinulae genome, GTTTACCTGTTACTCCTTTATTTCGTAAATCGATAAGCATCATATGATTATCGGTACCACCAGAAATAACCTCATACCCTTTCTTTACAAATGCCTCAGCCATAACCGCTGCATTTTTCTTCACCTGTACGATATAATGTAAAAACTCATCTGTTAGTGCTTCTCCAAATGCGATTGCTTTTGCGGCAATAATATGCTCTAATGGTCCTCCCTGATTACCAGGAAATACCGCACTGTCAAATAATGAGGACATCATTCGTTTTTTTCCGCTTTTTAAGGTGATTCCGAAAGGATTTTCAAAATCTTCTCCCATCAAAATAAGACCACCGCGTGGTCCTCGTAGTGTTTTATGGGTTGTCGTAGTCACTACATGGCAATGTGGTACAGGATCCGAGATTACTCCTTTTGCAATTAACCCTGCAGGATGAGCAATATCTGCAAAAAGAATTGCTCCTACACTATCTGCTATCTCTCTAAATCTTTTATAATCAATCTCTCTTGAATAAGCAGATGCTCCTGCAATAATCAACTGCGGTTTTTCTGCTGTAGCGATTTCCTGAATTTTATCATAATTTAACCTTCCGGTCTCCTTCTCTACTCCGTAAAAAACAGGAGTATATAACTTACCAGAGAAGTTAACTGGTGAACCATGAGTTAAATGTCCTCCATGAGAAAGATCGAAACCTAATATTTTATCACCTGGTTTAAGACATGCATGATATACCGCTGTATTAGCTTGTGAACCAGAATGAGGTTGTACATTAGCATATGCAGCACCAAACAATTCTTTAGCTCTATCAATAGCAATCTGTTCTATAACGTCTACTACGGCACATCCACCATAATAACGTTTACCAGGATATCCTTCGGCATATTTATTGGTTAGTACAGACCCGGCAGCTTCCATTACTTGTTCACTCACAAAGTTTTCTGAAGCAATAAGTTCTAATCCGTTGATTTGACGTTCTTTTTCGTCCTGAATTAAATCAAAAATTTGTTCGTCGCGTTGCATGAATTCATTATTTATTAGTAAAGGCGTAAAAATAGGAAATCCATTCTTTAAATCGACCTAAATAGTCCCTAATAAATAAGAACGTCTTGTTCTTTTTCTGAATTCATGTTTCCTGCCATACATCACTGATAATTTTGCATTAATACTTATCAAATATTACGAAGTAAAACGTTTCTGGGTTTCAAAAAAACTAAACAAATAAGTAATCTCATCTTGGTATTCTACTATTAATAACATATCTTATCATTATTTTAAATTATTTTTCACATAATTAAAAACTTTTAACCATTCGAAAATTATATATTTGATCATAAAAATTACCAACAACATTTAAAAGAACAATAATGCCCATAACTGCAAATTATCCAGACAGAAAGACATGGATTGAAACATTTCCTAATACGGATTTTCCTATACAAAATATTCCTTTTGGCGTATTTCTTACCCGAGATGATATTATTACTATAGGAACCAGAATTGGTGATACTGCTATTGACCTTGGAGCACTTCATCAACTTGGTTATTTTGAAGGAATCCCATTAACAGATGATATTT is a window encoding:
- the glyA gene encoding serine hydroxymethyltransferase; amino-acid sequence: MQRDEQIFDLIQDEKERQINGLELIASENFVSEQVMEAAGSVLTNKYAEGYPGKRYYGGCAVVDVIEQIAIDRAKELFGAAYANVQPHSGSQANTAVYHACLKPGDKILGFDLSHGGHLTHGSPVNFSGKLYTPVFYGVEKETGRLNYDKIQEIATAEKPQLIIAGASAYSREIDYKRFREIADSVGAILFADIAHPAGLIAKGVISDPVPHCHVVTTTTHKTLRGPRGGLILMGEDFENPFGITLKSGKKRMMSSLFDSAVFPGNQGGPLEHIIAAKAIAFGEALTDEFLHYIVQVKKNAAVMAEAFVKKGYEVISGGTDNHMMLIDLRNKGVTGKQAEEALGVAEITVNKNMVPFDDKSPFVTSGIRIGVAAVTTRGLRENDMVAIVELIDQVIQNVESEEKLHAIADDVNAMMADKPLFIG